GCAGCGGAGGCCATACAGAGAACATTGAGAATGTTTGGGGGAGCAATCTGCCTTATATCAGAGGAGTAGATGATCAATACGGTCTGGGAAGTCCCTACGATAACTGGACTCTTGATATGGATAAGACAGCATTAAAAGAAAAACTAACATCGGCAAATATAGATTTAGGTGAAATCTTAGATATAAGAGTATTGGAGGTAAGCAGTTACGGGCGTGTAACAAAGCTTGAAATAAAAGGCACAAAGGAAACCAGGATATTCGAAAAGGAAAAGATAAGGAGCATTATAGGCACAAAATCACTTAAAAGTATATGGTACAAGTTGAAAACCGATGCGGATATCTTTGTTAGAGGATCACTTTTAGGAACTTCCGAGTCGGGCAGAGCTTCGAATATGTATGTGATTTCTGCTGCAGGCAAAGCTAAGGTCAGCAGCCCGAAAAACTTGGTAGCCATAAAAGGCATGAACAGTACGAAAGCCTACAATGTGATACCCAATAAATACACCTTCGACGGAAAGGGTTTCGGGCACGGTTTGGGAATGAGCCAGTACGGTGCAAAAGGAATGGCTGAAGCAGGTAATAACTATCAGAAAATATTGGAACACTATTATCAGGGATCAAAAGTACAATAGAAAGAAGGCATAAGATGGAGCTTAAGGATTTTCACTTCGATTTGCCTGAAGAGCTTATCGCACAGGAGCCAATAGTCAACAGGGATATGTCCAGACTGTTGGTGCTTGACAAGAATGATGGAGAAATAACACACAGAAGTTTTAGAGATATTTTGGAATACCTGCATAGTGGGGATTGCCTCGTGCTGAATAATACCAGGGTAATACCCGCAAGGCTGTTCGGAGTAAAAAAGGACAGCTTGGGCAGTATTGAATTCTTGCTTTTGAACAGAAAAGAGAAGGATGTCTGGGAGGTTATACTTAGGCCGGGAAAGAAGGCAAAACCCGGTGCAAGATTCCTCTTCGGGAATGGAGAGCTTGAGGGAGAGATACTTGAGATCCTTGAGGGCGGCAATCGGCTGGTGAGGTTTCATTATCAGGGTATTTTCGAGGAAGTGCTGGATAGGTTGGGAAATATACCTCTTCCTCCATATATAAAAAAACAGCTGGAGGATAGGGAACGATACCAGACAGTGTATTCCAAGCATGAAGGTTCTGCGGCTGCACCAACTGCAGGGCTGCACTTCACTAAAGAGCTTCTGCAGCAGCTGGCGGATAACGGAATAATAATAGTTTATGTGACACTTCATGTTGGGCTCGGTACCTTCAGACCTGTAAAGGTTGATAATATCATGGAGCACAAGATGCACTCCGAGTACTATGAGCTAAGC
This portion of the Clostridia bacterium genome encodes:
- the queA gene encoding tRNA preQ1(34) S-adenosylmethionine ribosyltransferase-isomerase QueA; amino-acid sequence: MELKDFHFDLPEELIAQEPIVNRDMSRLLVLDKNDGEITHRSFRDILEYLHSGDCLVLNNTRVIPARLFGVKKDSLGSIEFLLLNRKEKDVWEVILRPGKKAKPGARFLFGNGELEGEILEILEGGNRLVRFHYQGIFEEVLDRLGNIPLPPYIKKQLEDRERYQTVYSKHEGSAAAPTAGLHFTKELLQQLADNGIIIVYVTLHVGLGTFRPVKVDNIMEHKMHSEYYELSTESAETIKTAKINGGRVICVGTTSTRTLESIMQKKGKLQADSGWTDIFIYPGYKFMLTDGLITNFHLPESTLLMLVSALAGKDNIMKAYKEAIAERYRFFSFGDAMLII